TAAAATTGTCTTCAAGCTATTTGAAGATTAGAAATATATATGTCTAAAGAAGAGAGAGGAGACATTTTAGCTGTTGCAGCACAGACTAAAGCAAAAAACCTATTTCAGAACATGACCATAATGGGTTTATTAAAATGGATCAGCTTATTCTTGCATGTAATAATTTGGAATGACGCAGTGTGTTGGATTAGTTCATTACAGCAGACACCAGAGGGAAAGCTTTTAAGATTAAAGGAAGAAACAATGAAGAGCACCAGTAAGACTGAACTGGGTGGCCAGAGAGGTCTTTCCGTTCTGTGCAGTGCCCTGTCCATTATCACATTTTTGTAGCATCCTAGGACAAAAAAGAATGCGAAGATCATAGTGTTTCATTCTGTTCATGGCCCATGAGTGAATCACTGCTTTTATGGGATGATCAATTGTGAACAGATGAGTGGGGGGAAGTGTGGAGTGGCCCTGGCAGTCAGGAGGAGTCACCTGTACTGATGAgatggggaagggcaggagagaaGGCAGCACAGTGAGGAATGGTGTCAGAGTTCTGGAGTGGGGAAGCTTCATCTGCATCAGTGCTCTGAAGGGATGCTGTGGGTTGGTGTTTTGAGAAGTGGCAAAATCAGAGCTCAGATTTTTGTTCAATTTAGTGCATTGCAATCAGATGCAATTGCAGAAGGAGCCTGGCAGGTACAGTGTGGTGTTGATGATACCATTGGGTTTGGACCTGTGAAGTCCAAGAGAcaggggcagcagtggggctgtccctggggatgGGTCAGCAGACAGGGATGATGTAGGAGCTTTCTTGTAGCCCTCTTAATCTGGAGCAAACAGTCAGGTATCCAAAACAAGAGCAGAGATGAAAGGCAGTCCTGTATTGACAGGAGGAGGCTGCTTCCCCACAGACATGGAGGTAGCAGTTACATTTCCTCCAGTGCAGCTAAAAAAGAGCTTGTTTGAGGCGTGGACTCTCCTCCTCTCTAGAAATTTAGGGAATAGTGCTAGGGGAGGTCCTCTCAGTGGAGGAGTAGGGCAACTGCAGACAGTCgtgaaaacacacaaaataggACAAATGTCTCAAGAACAGGAAGTGCTCAAAATAGTTAGGCTCTTTGATTAAAGCAACTGTGACGCACTGTAAGGCCCAGGAAGACAATCTACCTGTTGTTTATTAACAGTCATGTGATTGTTTTCAACAATAATTAGTTGTCTTTTGATGTCAGAGTACTTCTGGTATCATCATAAATTACAGAAGGAATGGGTCCAGTGTTTTTCTAAATCTGGTTTTCGTTGGTGGTGTTCTgacattttctattttgcttttatcaAATGTAGTTACTATTTCTATTTGATATCTTGTATAATATTTTTGTCTGCAATGTAGCTCTTGTTCTTTGATAGTCAGTCTCTTGGGTTAAATGTTAAACAGATTGCAGTTGTCATATCAGGGCCTTTCAAGAGTGTTGCTGGcataaaacttaatttttctctttttttcttcttcaaactgaaaatttgtgctttccattaaaaaacaaTGTGTTTGCAGCTCCTCTAAGGAGTGTCCTTTGGGACACTTAAGATACATTAAAATACTGAGACCAAGTAATGAGAAATCCAGGAAATGATTGTGCCATTTTTTTGCATGTTGTTAAATTATTTGAAGATGCCTGAGCTAAAGGCTTCTTCTGTCTTGGGGGAAGGACTTAGACTTCTAACACCAAGCCAGGAATGCCTAGGGGTACCACCTCATAATGCCATCATAATCCCAcccccctttccccctcctGATTCATATCAGTAGAAAAACTGGTGCTGTTGTTAATTAAttgataatttttcatttgtgtacTTCTAGGGGAAAAGATACAGTGTTGGTGGAGGTTACTATATGGGAAGGATTGTGTTATACAAAAATTGCCATCAGCACTGCAGATAAAACTTGAGGGGAAACAATGCTTTAAGTTGTTTTTAATAGCTGGTGCCTTACAAAAACTAAACTCAGTCCAGACTTAGAGTGATGCACCCTTCTGTGGTATACCAAAGGAAACTCTAACTAAGGATTAGTAGATAAAGGATTATTTCTTTGGCAGAATAATCTGTAATTCTGCTGACAGAAGACAGCTCCAGCAAAAATGCTGTAAAAGTACTATCCAATCCAAGGCAAACAGGGATacacaacagaaaacaacaggCACGGTGACATTGCACCTTCATGCTCCTGTTCACATCGCTCAGCTTCCAAAAATGATAGACTGGAAGCTGTGGGAAATTGCATACAACTGCACCAGCAACAGTTCTCACTTCCATGTTTTTCATAAAAGCCAAGCTGCCCTTTATGGGCTATTAATTTGTGAAGCCATTTATATCAGGGCAAGACTTTATTTACACAACCTAacataaagacagaaaattgtGGCCCGGGatttaaaaatgtcactgcaCATGATGCCAGGATAAACAtcacagaaatttatttcaattgCATCTACCCTGGCactcacaaataatttttttttgtattgccTTTTGGCACTATATTATTTCCCTGTTCACCTACAACAAGGCTCTCTCTAAGCCAAAGAAATGCATGTCCATCAAACAGAAATGTTCTTCATAAAAATTGGAATAATTAGATATTATAGCTCAGTGCCTGAGAGAGATTaaaaggatgatttttttttatactgtgGCAAGGACCAGTTTAATTTTCTAGTGGCTTCCTCCTTTACCCCTGTCTTCGTATTCTTTACCTGTTACCTCAGATGTAAAGTCAGGGGGAGGTGCCTCAGGAGAGCTCCTGTGGCACACGTTGTGTGTTGTGGTCGTGCAGCTCAGGGCCATTGGGACATCTAAGCCCTtcctctccagcactgctctaAGGGGTCCTGAGACATTCCTCTACTTTTTCCCACTTTTATCTCTATGGGATTCTCTTCTTTTGAAGCTGTTTTGACCTTCTGCCAAGAAAAGGTCAAGCCAAGATGCAGTCGTTCTCAGCCAATCTCTGCTTAGTAGGATTTCCTAGGTTCTTGGGCAGAGAccttgttttccattttgagCAATCTGCTTTCTGCAATAAACACTGAGTATGTTTCTCTGTTGCtatagaaataatatttcattaaatgaGGGAATCAGTGCCCTGCTGTCGACAAATCTAATCTAAGTGTTAGTCTCTAGAGCTTGAATTTCACTGCTGGGAAGAGGTATACATAAttctgcaaattatttctgtaactttTGCATAAATGTCTTTATACTTTGCAACTGTTAGCTAAATTTCCCAAAGTGATAGCATGGAGTTTAACATGGTGTAATGTGTTTACATGGATCTCAACAGAGCCTTCCCTCCTTGGATTTCCCCGCCCTCCTCCccatatattttcatatttagaGCTTGAAATTTCCGGCTCTTTCCATAGGAAAATGGGAAGTTGCAGTAAAAGCAGCGCTCTCAGCCAGGTTCCTTACCCTGTGGACAGCAGTGTGCCaggtttatttgcatttttggtatttttaaacttctgagTCTCCAAGTAATATAGATGTTATTTgccttggtttttttctgggattaACCAGAACTGCCTAAACTGACCATTAATATACCCCAAAAAGTGATCTGCTCTCCACTACTTTTTAGAGTCCCCTGGGTATCATATGCCCACTGTTTGTCAAGTTACTCAAAGATTTTCCTACAATAGCTTTCCACCCTCTGCAGCAGTTAAACCCAAGAGAGTTGTGGATTCTGACTTAATGCACCTCATATCAATATCCTTACATTTAACCATAATTTAGACCTTTAGAAATTGTAAAAACTCCTTTTATCTCGTAATTGCAATACAGGAACCCATTTATCCATTTCTGTGTGTAAGGCATGTGTGTAGTATACATGTTCATTTAattcaataataataatcatatTAATGGCCTCTAGTTAAAGATTAGTCTTGAGAAAACATAGGAAAACCTCTGTAATCATTAGAAGAAAGTAACTGCCCTTTAAAACTTCCTTTCTAAATTTTTCAGTGACTGTAAATCAATCTGTCAATAAGATAAATCTTCTTAGGCAGGGACAAATTCCTGACATCCAGAAGAGTACCACATGGATATGCATGTTAATATAAAGGCAGAGATGCAGGGGAAATTAGCAAAGTACacaactacatttttttttatttaatgtcaTGCTTATCATTAAAAGAGACTCGTCATATAAATAAGTCACCACAAGACACTGATTAaatttttgctgttaaaatagTTCATGTAATGagtaaataaaatgaaacctCAAACCCAACAACCCTTAGCTTTGTTGCACAGTCATAAGCCAGAAGTTGACCTGGTTTTTACCCTTGTTACACCATCCAAGGCTGCTGCGTTTTTTCACCACATCATCAATCTGTAGATGAAAAGAATCAGCTGAAGCTCGTGGTGCAAAGCAGTGACCATGGCATCATCTactgtgctctctgctgggtCCTGTCCAGAGCCTGCCTTCGGGCCAGCTGCTGAAAATGGCTGAGGCCTTGGTAagggagggacagggctgggtggATGTGCAGGGCTAAAGTGGAGATGTTTTCATGATCACATCTAATACACAATATTTTCTTACTATGCACAGTTCCATAAACAAAAGCTAACTATGAAGGTgagaaaaacacataaatactcaaatgttttgttttttttttcctttaggaacccgatggaaaaaaaaccaagagcaAGATTTAAAGGATGTTCTGAAAAACACTGACCAGGACATACCACTGGTATTTGTCAGTGGGAATCATGATATTGGCAATACTCCAACAAGAGAAACCATAGATGATTATTGCAAGAACTGGGGAGATGACTACTTCAGCTTTTGGGTTGgaggtgttttctttcttgtgttaAATTCTCAGCTATACTGTGATTCTTCCATGTGCCCTGAGTTAAGGCAAGCCCAGGATGCCTGGCTTGAtgagcagctggctgctgctgcaaaccagAAATGCAAGCATATAATTGTATTTCAGCACATTCCTCTGTTTCTGAGCAAACCTGATGAAGACAACGATTATTTCAACTTGGATAAATCAGTTCGTCAGGAGATAATGGAAAAGTTTCATAAAGCAGGTATTTTCTCAGACTTTCCTACTcttgaatttttgtttcaaattgtTAATGGCTCTACTGCCAGACAAAATACTTTTAACTGAAATGGTACTGTTTCCAAGGAATTTTTGAATACAGCTTATAAGCCTCATTGTTTCCTGTGAATCAAAATTATCAACTGAATCTACTCACCTGTAAAAAGTACCAAACAAAGTTTAAAACTTCGAGTGAAAAGTAAAAAGCTGAACATGAAAAGTTCTTTAACATAAATAGCAAGGGTTCCATTTTGCCAGTACTGACAGATACAAGACAACCTAAGTTTTTCCTGCCTACAGAGGGGAAGATCAGGTATTGCCataggagaaaaatacagaatttatgtTTTACATAAAACATGGAAACAGAATTCACAATTACCTTGGAGGTTGCTTTCTCCCACACTGAACCAATTTTAACCAAGAGTGTAATGCACCCCAGATTTATTCAGTGTTAAAACAAGGCTTGCTCTGCTAAAATCAATCCTTTGCACATCCGTTTCTAATAGGGGCCATGTCTGGGATGGAGGGCAGGTGGAGAGTGTGCTACATGAGTAATTGTACCAAATCCCTCAGCTTTGTGTGATGCCACTTGAGCACCATGGAGACAGACACAGTACGCAGCTACTCCTCCATGCTGTTCCCATTGTTTTCTGGTAATTGCCTTCATGTTCCTGGAGTGTGCCAGTTCCTCAAAATTTCCTGCCACCCTGCCACCACTGCATCAGAATGTCATTTTCTCTGTATCTATAAGAGAGCACATTATTTGGATTACTGAACAATGCAAATTTTTTATGATCTTGTTCCTAATTTACCATCTAATTGTTAAGCCTGGCTTCACCTAACTCAGCCTAATTTCCAAGCTCTCAATCTCCTACTGTTTCCAATCAGTGGGGCCAAAATTCACAGCTATCTGAGGGCTCTCCAGGGCACTGATATATCTGCAGATTCAAGATTTgcaagtgggttttttttccccataaggAGACATGCTGAGAGCACctcatatattttttcatttttgtgtcaGTGTTAATATAGTGGGAAGTGTTGCTCTTGAAGAGCTAGGCAGCTGTGACTGCCTGTGTACCATGGACTGCAGCACATCCTAGTTCATGGATGTATCCCAGAAAATAGGTGTTAATATGGGAACCAAAGCAGTTCTGTTCTAGGATTTTTTGTCATCCAGTTGATTTACTAACATTTGACAACACTCAACACTGGGAATAAATTCATCAAGAGCTAAAAGAAACATTATCATTGTCACATTGTTGTTACATTGTCATGTTTCTTAGAACAGTGTCCAGAGGTGTAACCTGAAGTTGGGAAGGCTTCAAATGATGGGGGAAAGGAATGGAGTGGGAAGTGAGCAATACAACTTTAGAGAAGAAATTCCCAAACAACTTTCTGTGCCACTTTTCTGTTCCCTCCATCATTTCTTCTTGTGTCCCTCATTCCCATCTAAGTTGTTTGGTTCCTTAATGAGTGTGTTTAAACACTGATCTGTGGCATGCTCGTTACTATACTCTGAGTCAATAGGTAACATTTGCAAGTCAGTAATCAAACATTTTGCTAATGAAATGAATACAGAGAACAGGCAGCTCAGTAACTGAGACTGCTGAGAAAAATGAGCTGAATCAAAAGTTGGCTCAGAGTTACCTTAGTAACGGGTGcattctgtttccattttattattCCATCTCAGAGCAGCCTTTGTGAGACCACAGAGGTCTCAGCGGGTTGCAGAGAGGCTGTTGGCATGGTGGGGTAGAGGCACAAAGATGTAAGGACACCACTTGCTTTCTGAACCTCTGCTTTGCCAAAGAATAATCAAGTTTAGCACATCATTAGACATGAAATTGCTTTCCCCTCAGCTCACTTCATACATTCTTGGAggattaaaacacaaaatattgcTAATGAAATCCCAAcatactttgctttttttttaatatagaaattTGGTATAACTATttattctggaaaaagaaagtcAGTCTGCATTTTTAGGAGACCACCAGGCTGCCACTATTCTTCTCCCCAACCTCTCTCcagtccttccttcctcccttctgcCTCTTGCTGTTTCAGTGCTTGTAACCATGTTTGTTGTGTCATTATGTCAGTAACATGCATGGTTTAGGGTGTTTGGCATTATTAGATGGGCATTACATTTCAGTTGTTTATAATCCAGGATCAAACCTGGAATTACCCCAGTTCTCCTGTTTATACTTTTTTAGAAGTGTCAAACATGGAGTCatacaggaaaggaaagggaagataATTTAGTACTTCAGGTCCTTCcaagaacaaagaaattaatatgGATTGTGTAGGAAATAGTCACATACTTAAAGTATGGTCGTATTGGTCATGTGGTCACATGCTCACAGGTACTTTAAACTGAGGTATGCAACTTcagaaaattcttattttaattccaaagCCCAGATCTTCTGCAGTTATTCCTTTCTAATCACCCCTTGTTACATAATGGTTTTGGTGTAAGTATCTGCTCATTACAAGCAGAGATAAAAGACTAGCTGTAGAGGCTACATCTGGTATGAAATACTGAATTACATTTCTCACATTAGAAGTGTCCTTAACAGTTGGGCTAATTAAAGATAAAATCATGTCCttatgataaatatttataattgaAAATCTGGCACTTGTAAATATGTATTACTACTGTGCAAAGTTAAACCATTCTTATAAGCTGCATGTGT
This genomic stretch from Ficedula albicollis isolate OC2 chromosome 14, FicAlb1.5, whole genome shotgun sequence harbors:
- the CPPED1 gene encoding serine/threonine-protein phosphatase CPPED1 isoform X2; protein product: MKSWAHGDTENGDDEWGEEIKLADQAVQAINKLNPKPKFFVLCGDLVHGMPGTRWKKNQEQDLKDVLKNTDQDIPLVFVSGNHDIGNTPTRETIDDYCKNWGDDYFSFWVGGVFFLVLNSQLYCDSSMCPELRQAQDAWLDEQLAAAANQKCKHIIVFQHIPLFLSKPDEDNDYFNLDKSVRQEIMEKFHKAGITAVFSGHYHRNAGGSYKGLEMVVSSAIGCQLGQDTHGLRVVVVTEEKVVHRYYSLTELGSQGIEKELLDMLA